Below is a window of Phocoena sinus isolate mPhoSin1 chromosome 2, mPhoSin1.pri, whole genome shotgun sequence DNA.
CCCAAGGAAGCCAGTAGGGAAGAATCGTTGGGAGTGCCTGTAGCAGTGGAAGTGCTGCTACTGCTCCCTGCTCTCACTACAGGGAAACTACTGTCTCCGTGACCACGCTGTGCAGAGATCTCTCAGAAGGTGCCACTAATCAGAGCTTTAATAACATTCCCTGATAATCCCAGTATGCAGATGTTCTTATATCAAGGCAGCTTTATGCTGTGGCTATGTTCAGATACAACTGTCAGCAGCTAAGGAACGAACTTGAAAACTTACCCCACTTAACTATCTTGGGCTCTCTGAGAGTAACGTGTTTCACGCGGCAGCTGTACTGATCCACTGCGTTGGGAGTGAACTCAGCGTGGACCAGAAGGTAGAAAGACCAGTCCTTGCTGAAGGACAGGTCTGATTGCTCCACTTCCATCTTCTCCCCATTCTTCAGCAAATCAATCTCAATCTGGGGTGGATGGAACCCAGACACATAGCAGTTCAGGTAATTTGGTTTTCCATTCTCTGCGGGGTGTCGTGAGTAAACCTGAACCTTCGGAGGACCTGAGGAGCAGCAGGGGAAGACAGATGAAATTGCAGAGTATTTCACTTGGGGCTACCTTGGTCTAAAGCTAGATCAGACCCCAAGTGTTTATATTTGATCCTCCATTTCTCCCAATTCCATTTCCCCTCATGCCAAATGAGCTTCCGTTTTTCCAAAAGGCAGCCTCCATTTTCTGGGATAAACCATGACTTAGTATCTTTCCCACATAATTCCCCTACACGTGCCTTTCAGGCTTTTTCTAGCAGATTTCTCTTAACATCTTCTTCTGTCAGTGAAGATTGTGCTGTATCTTTAATAATCTTTCTGTGGAGAATCTAAAGAACTTTTCATTGGCTCCTCAGCACCCACAGAATTCCTTATCACTCAAGAGTCTACATGATTTGGCCGTAATCTACTTATCAAGCTTCGTTTCTCACTTCACACTCCCTCCATATTAGCCACATCAAAAATTCCAATTattgggcttcctggtggcgcagtggttgagagtccacctgccgaagcaggggacatgggttcgtgccccggtctgggaagatcccacataccgtagagcggctaggcccgtgagccacggccgctgagcctgcgcgtctggagcctgtgctccgcaacgggagaggccacaacagtgagaggcccacataccgcaaaaaaaaaaaaaaaaaaatcccgttATTGTACGCTGTTTCAACCCAGTCAATTTTTCCCCCCTAtgtttactccttttttttttgcttcctgcCTAGATCCACACCGATCAGACTTCTCAATATgtgcctagtacagtgcctggcacacagcaattGCTCTGTAAGTGGCAGGTGTAATTATTGTTACCTCCTTGCTCAGGTTCCTAACAGAGTCAACCCAAAGTATATTTCTACAAAACACAACCTCCTCATCGTGTCCAGAGTTTATATGACAAATCTCTATCTGAATCTGTATCTGGTTTCATGAGctaggaaacaaagaaacaaaactgaaacacCTACAGGAGCTGGCAAATACCTTAAATGAAGTTGTTGGGCTGGGTAAGAACAATAGGGAAGGGTGAGGACTATGGCAAATGGGAGAGAACATACTCTCCATTAGGACCAGGTGTAGTAATGCATGTGACAgtggaatttgtatttttaatcagCATGCTCAAGTGATTGCCATAATCTGCCAGGATGGGAACATTGCATAATGCTACAGAACAGTGGCTTCCAAAATGGGATGCATGTCTAGACCCTCCATGGGGAtgtgtaaagaaaatattataaactctatttctatatttttcttccaaagtgAAGTGTTACTGCTACTGAATATACAGactgatataaatatatgtatataaccacTTAAATACAAATACACTCAGGGTACAAGATTATAAAGTTCAGCTCATCCTCCACGTCCAGTGGTAGAGAGAAGGTGGAGTACCAGGCCACTCTGACCAGATGTATCTGTTTAGAAATGTCCCATCACCAAAGAAAAGGTCCCTAGGCCCACCAAGAGCTAGACTGGACATACCATGAAGCCCTGATATTTTTTCATAGTTCAAAGTGAAGATAATTCAGAAACCTCTTTGCATTTGAGCTTCTAATAATTAGAACATGTAGGTGCTACAGTAGTGAGAGGACAGGTTCATCCCACCTGGAATTGTCTCTTTGAGGGAGCTAGgcagtttgtgggttttttggttttttttttggaagaatatCACAATAGTGGCTTCTAAGAAGAGGAGGTGTatcagacaggcctgggtttgaatctgccCTCAACCACTTACTGGCTAAGGATTTTGGGGAGAGTTATTTGAGTTTCTGTAGTTTAATTGAAAAATTATCTACACCCAGAGTGAAATCAAACCCACATAGGGGAAAGAGCAGAAAATAGATCCCCCAGAGGGAATCACAATTACATGTTTCTTGTATACGTTCCAGAAATGGCCTTGTATATCTTGCAGGCATGTATTACTTAGGAAATTTTCAAATTCAGATAGTTTTTAATGTCGGCTTGCTATTTTTCTACAGCTATATGCAACCACAGATATCAATAATAGTGACACACATTATGcttcttttctaaataaattttaaactaacttcctttttctcatgagcaacaacaaacacacacacacacacacacacacacacacacacacacacacacacacacaaaaacccgcTTCACAGAGCCTTttgtgagagagaaaaatctgAGGGTCCGGTGTATTGCAGGGTATTTAGGAGGTACTGAGTCAGTATCCATGGTGTCCCTGACAGACAGCTTGGGTAAGCACGTTGATTGCTCTTATCCCTAGTTTTACAACCTTTCTGAACGATAAACCTTCGCTTACTCAAAACTGAAAGTACATACTCAGTTCATCTTGGAAAGAACCAGGCAAGGAGCCAAAGGAGGAGCCCTCTGTGAAGAAAGGCAACAGGGGCCCATGTCCGCCCAGCCTGCTCCCGAGAATCTCACCCCAGAAGGCTGTGAAAAACGCACGGATTACAGGCAAAGGGCTCACGACCCCCCAAATGCTCTGGTCAGGCTCTACTGTCTGCCATAAATCCCCTGCGTAATTAAGTTATTTCAGCTCTTCTAGCCTCCTTTTCCTCATCTATGACAAGCTGATGATAAAGCCATCCTGTTTATATCGTAGACGCATTTCACAGTTAAATGACATACAGCACATAGCGCAGGTCAGTAAGCCGCCAACGGGTAGCTCTATGATTATTATTAAGAGCGACAGGTAGCGGGAACAAGAGAATGAACGACGTGAAGCGCTATGTAAACACCTCAGGACATTCCACAAGAGTCGCGTGCAACTTCCTCGCCGTGGTTTGGTCGTCGCGGATTTGGGGAAAGTGCAGAGAGGCAGCTGAACCTGGCGGGCGCCTGGAGGAAGCTCGAGGCCCTCGGGCTCCCAGCGGACTGATACACCCTGGCGGCGACTCCCCCAAAGCCCACGCGTGGTCTCCACCCAGCCCGCCCTCAGCTCCCGCTGCGCGGGGGGAACCAAAGGCCCCGCGAACCAGCGG
It encodes the following:
- the B2M gene encoding beta-2-microglobulin translates to MARFVTLVLLGLLSLSGLDAVQRPPKVQVYSRHPAENGKPNYLNCYVSGFHPPQIEIDLLKNGEKMEVEQSDLSFSKDWSFYLLVHAEFTPNAVDQYSCRVKHVTLREPKIVKWDRDL